A window from Kribbella jejuensis encodes these proteins:
- a CDS encoding polysaccharide deacetylase family protein: protein MKTAAIVGSAAAAVGTAYWFMMSPYSQTLGPFPYRGPGDERTVALTFDDGPNEPYTSQLADYLDEQGIRATFFQVGKAVQRHPDVTKRLVSTGHVVGLHGYTHKFTQYLRRRTLADELQRGMGAFAELGIRPTLYRPPWLLRIPALPGLLEKHGLDVVSGEFCHLLEVAQPSPHRIAAQALRATRPGSIIIFHDGWDGNQADRSATVESVRLLVPRLRAAGYTFTTADNLLGLNVVAQTTPVPGN from the coding sequence ATGAAGACGGCGGCGATCGTCGGGTCGGCCGCGGCGGCGGTCGGTACGGCGTACTGGTTCATGATGTCGCCGTACTCGCAGACGCTCGGGCCGTTCCCGTACCGCGGACCGGGTGACGAACGTACCGTCGCGCTCACCTTCGACGACGGACCGAACGAGCCGTACACCTCGCAGCTCGCGGACTACCTCGACGAGCAGGGCATCCGGGCGACGTTCTTCCAAGTGGGCAAGGCCGTTCAGCGTCACCCCGACGTGACGAAACGGCTCGTGTCGACGGGGCACGTGGTGGGGTTGCACGGATACACGCACAAGTTCACGCAGTACCTCCGCCGCCGTACCCTCGCCGACGAACTGCAACGAGGAATGGGTGCGTTCGCCGAGCTCGGCATCCGCCCGACGCTGTACCGCCCGCCGTGGCTGCTCCGGATCCCCGCGCTGCCCGGCCTGCTCGAGAAGCACGGGCTCGACGTGGTCTCCGGGGAGTTCTGCCACCTCCTGGAAGTGGCCCAGCCCAGCCCGCACCGAATCGCCGCGCAGGCCCTCCGCGCCACCCGGCCCGGCTCGATCATCATCTTCCACGACGGCTGGGACGGAAACCAGGCCGACCGCTCCGCCACCGTCGAGTCCGTCCGCCTCCTCGTCCCCAGGCTCCGCGCCGCGGGCTACACCTTCACCACCGCCGACAACCTCCTCGGCCTCAACGTTGTGGCTCAGACCACACCCGTCCCCGGGAACTGA
- a CDS encoding SpoIIE family protein phosphatase — MFVAHRRTVIGVSATVERSVSSGRREHLARTAAALVLVSAAYYLGARLGLSLSLVERNVTPLWPPTGIALAAFLVLGRSTWPAVAVAALAVNLPISSGPLPAALTAAGNTLAPLAATIVLERVGFRRELDRQRDALAIVFLGALASMTISATIGAVTLTASDGTHDLAGAWVVWWTGDAMGVLAVTPFLLCIPLFRELEPWPVRRWLEAGLILLLTTVVASWTTYTDLPLLFVVLPLLGWASWRLQLRGAAPAALTASLIATWSATHGLGPFAGMSLLERMLTLQAFNATVALMSFFLAALVTERTRLAGALMSAARQQLSLEEARARREHTIAETLQRSLLPDRMPTIPGVALAARYVPATADLHVGGDWYDVIQLPNGQIALVIGDVAGHGLQAAAAMAQLRMAVRAYAVQNPSPTAVMAGLHTLVNALPMADLVTLLYVLYNPSTNTIHFSNAGHPPALLLNTGYLEGALSPPLGVLTDWTYTETSHQLPRGATLLLYTDGLIERRTRPIQEGLDHLQKEATPHPSLEALCDHLLRTLLEPNMVADDIALIALQPRTSESAGWAEDCEGVGDG, encoded by the coding sequence GTGTTCGTAGCGCATCGACGTACCGTCATCGGCGTTTCGGCCACGGTCGAGCGGTCCGTCAGCTCGGGCCGCCGGGAGCACCTTGCCCGTACCGCGGCAGCCCTCGTTCTGGTCAGCGCGGCCTATTACCTCGGTGCACGGCTGGGCCTGAGTCTGTCGCTGGTCGAACGGAACGTCACGCCGCTCTGGCCGCCGACCGGGATCGCACTGGCAGCGTTCCTCGTGCTGGGCAGGTCGACGTGGCCGGCTGTCGCGGTCGCGGCGCTGGCCGTCAACCTGCCGATCAGCAGTGGCCCGTTGCCGGCGGCTCTGACCGCCGCGGGCAACACGCTCGCTCCGCTCGCGGCCACGATCGTCCTCGAACGGGTCGGGTTCCGGCGTGAGCTCGACCGCCAACGCGACGCGCTCGCGATCGTCTTCCTCGGCGCGCTCGCGAGCATGACGATCAGCGCCACGATCGGCGCCGTCACGTTGACAGCCTCCGACGGCACCCACGATCTGGCCGGCGCATGGGTGGTCTGGTGGACCGGCGACGCGATGGGCGTTCTCGCCGTCACGCCCTTCCTCTTGTGCATCCCGTTGTTCCGAGAGCTGGAGCCGTGGCCGGTACGGCGCTGGCTCGAGGCCGGGCTGATCCTCCTCTTGACCACGGTCGTCGCATCGTGGACGACGTACACGGACCTGCCGCTCCTGTTCGTCGTACTACCTCTGCTGGGCTGGGCCTCGTGGCGCCTGCAGCTCCGCGGCGCCGCACCGGCCGCCCTGACCGCGTCGCTCATCGCGACCTGGTCCGCGACCCATGGCCTCGGCCCGTTCGCGGGCATGTCGCTGTTGGAACGGATGCTGACTCTCCAGGCGTTCAACGCGACCGTCGCGCTGATGTCGTTCTTCCTCGCCGCGCTGGTCACCGAGCGCACGAGACTGGCCGGCGCACTCATGTCGGCGGCGCGTCAACAACTGAGCCTCGAAGAGGCACGAGCCCGCCGCGAACACACCATCGCCGAAACCCTGCAACGCAGTCTGCTCCCCGACCGAATGCCCACTATCCCCGGCGTCGCCCTCGCCGCCCGGTACGTCCCGGCGACGGCAGACCTGCACGTCGGCGGCGACTGGTACGACGTCATCCAGCTCCCCAACGGCCAAATAGCCCTGGTCATCGGCGACGTAGCCGGCCACGGCCTGCAGGCCGCCGCGGCCATGGCCCAACTACGAATGGCGGTCCGCGCGTACGCCGTACAAAACCCGTCCCCCACCGCAGTAATGGCCGGCCTCCACACCTTGGTCAACGCGCTCCCCATGGCAGACCTGGTAACGCTCCTCTACGTCCTCTACAACCCGTCCACCAACACAATCCACTTCTCGAACGCCGGCCATCCTCCCGCGCTCCTGCTCAACACCGGCTACTTGGAAGGCGCGCTGTCCCCACCCCTGGGCGTACTGACCGACTGGACCTACACCGAAACCAGCCACCAACTCCCCCGAGGAGCCACCCTCCTGCTCTACACCGACGGCCTGATAGAACGCCGAACCCGCCCGATCCAAGAAGGCCTCGACCACCTGCAAAAGGAAGCCACCCCGCACCCCAGCCTGGAGGCGCTCTGCGACCACCTCCTGAGAACCCTCCTGGAACCCAACATGGTCGCCGACGACATAGCCCTGATCGCCCTGCAACCCCGGACCTCTGAG
- a CDS encoding FecCD family ABC transporter permease has protein sequence MRARPGLFVSCGVLFAVLVVAVVGSISLGTVTVPVGHVWSVIRYHLIGSGPRPEPLTEQIIWSIRVPRVLLAAIVGAALSVAGVALQALIRNPLADPYVLGVSSGASLGAVLVMGAGLAGITTSAGAFIGATVSLLAVFLLAQRSGRLADTRLILAGVAVSYLAMAGTSLVQLRAEPTQVRGILFWLMGSVAGADWSKLGLPALVMTAAAAYLLLQGRGLNALAVGDDDAAALGVDIHRLRIVLLLVSSLLTATAVAVAGGVGFVGLMVPHAARLVIGADHRKLLPVATLSGAVFLVLVDLATRTVDRPNEYPITVFTAALGAPFFLWLLRRGTS, from the coding sequence GTGCGCGCACGTCCAGGCCTCTTCGTTTCGTGCGGCGTGCTGTTTGCCGTACTTGTCGTCGCGGTGGTCGGGTCGATTTCGCTGGGAACGGTCACGGTACCCGTCGGCCATGTCTGGTCGGTGATCCGGTACCACCTGATCGGCAGTGGCCCGCGGCCGGAGCCGTTGACCGAGCAGATCATCTGGTCGATTCGGGTACCGCGCGTCCTGCTGGCGGCGATCGTCGGCGCGGCGCTGAGCGTGGCGGGAGTCGCCCTGCAGGCGCTCATCCGGAATCCGCTGGCCGATCCGTACGTCCTCGGTGTCTCGTCCGGCGCGTCGCTCGGAGCGGTCCTTGTCATGGGCGCCGGTCTAGCCGGTATCACGACCTCGGCGGGCGCCTTCATCGGAGCGACGGTCTCGTTGCTCGCGGTGTTTCTGCTCGCGCAACGGTCCGGGCGGCTGGCCGACACCCGGCTGATCCTCGCCGGGGTGGCCGTCAGCTATCTGGCGATGGCCGGTACCAGCCTGGTGCAGTTGCGGGCGGAGCCGACGCAGGTCCGGGGAATTCTGTTCTGGTTGATGGGCAGCGTCGCCGGTGCGGACTGGTCGAAGCTGGGCCTGCCCGCGCTGGTGATGACGGCGGCAGCGGCGTACCTCTTGCTGCAGGGCCGCGGTCTCAACGCGCTCGCGGTCGGTGACGACGATGCGGCCGCACTCGGTGTGGACATCCACCGCTTGCGGATCGTGTTGTTGCTCGTGTCATCGTTGCTCACCGCAACAGCTGTGGCTGTCGCCGGGGGAGTGGGATTCGTCGGGCTGATGGTCCCGCACGCGGCGCGTCTCGTGATCGGTGCGGATCATCGCAAGTTGTTGCCCGTCGCAACCTTGAGCGGTGCGGTCTTCCTGGTACTGGTCGACCTGGCGACGCGGACGGTCGATCGACCGAACGAGTACCCGATCACGGTGTTCACGGCGGCGCTGGGCGCACCGTTCTTCCTCTGGCTGCTGAGGCGAGGTACGTCATGA
- a CDS encoding ABC transporter ATP-binding protein: MRLVVRDVGVVVDRLPILSGIDLTVEPGQFVGIIGPNGAGKSTLLRAVYRALRPTTGTVLLGDDDVWRTPAKTIAKRRAVVTQHQTMATDFTVEEMVSMGRTPHKGLLDRDNRTDRAVITDALSAVDLAAAGGRLFSTLSGGERQRVLLARALAQQAPLIVLDEPTNHLDVRAQLELLQLVRSLGITTIAALHDLDQAAAHADRLAVLQSGHLIAEGPPLVVLTVPLIESVFGVRAHISPHPLHGRPHIALAPLP; encoded by the coding sequence ATGAGACTGGTCGTACGAGATGTCGGCGTGGTCGTGGATCGGTTGCCGATCCTGTCCGGGATAGACCTGACTGTCGAACCCGGGCAGTTCGTCGGCATCATCGGCCCGAACGGAGCCGGCAAGTCGACCCTGTTGCGCGCCGTCTACCGCGCACTCCGGCCGACGACCGGCACCGTCCTGCTCGGCGACGACGACGTCTGGCGCACGCCGGCCAAGACGATCGCCAAACGCCGGGCCGTGGTGACGCAGCACCAGACGATGGCCACCGACTTCACCGTCGAGGAGATGGTGTCGATGGGCCGTACGCCGCACAAGGGCCTCCTCGACCGCGACAACCGCACGGACCGCGCGGTGATCACGGACGCCCTATCGGCAGTCGATCTGGCGGCGGCCGGTGGACGGCTGTTCTCCACACTGTCGGGCGGGGAACGTCAACGGGTCCTGCTGGCGAGAGCGCTCGCGCAGCAGGCACCGCTGATCGTGCTGGACGAGCCGACCAACCATCTCGACGTACGGGCCCAACTCGAGCTCCTGCAGTTGGTCCGCAGCCTCGGCATCACGACCATCGCCGCCCTCCACGACCTCGACCAGGCCGCGGCCCACGCCGACCGGCTCGCCGTCCTCCAGTCGGGCCACCTGATAGCAGAAGGTCCACCCCTGGTGGTCCTCACCGTCCCCCTGATCGAATCAGTCTTCGGCGTCCGCGCCCACATCTCTCCCCACCCTCTCCACGGCCGCCCCCACATAGCCCTCGCTCCGCTGCCCTGA
- a CDS encoding glycosyltransferase family 2 protein has product MPIGDVRFSVVIPAYNEERFIGECLRSLAGQDFAGGVEVVVVDNNCTDRTAEIARSYGAVVVREEIPGVCAARHRGSAVARGEIVVSSDADTVFDAGWLSRIDRTFRADPERVAVAGPCRYVGGPWWGRVYAAILFALVHVVYRVTGRVLYVTATNIAFRKAAWSGYDLTGTQGADELGLLRQLRARGRVAFDRGNPTFTSARRLTRGLVYNVAVSFLFYYALAVMVNRLAGRPVIGTAPAFRSAVPSLRWQQVRARAAGVAWLTGIVAGAVMAAGLVENTLLAKP; this is encoded by the coding sequence ATGCCGATTGGGGACGTCAGATTCAGCGTGGTGATTCCTGCGTACAACGAGGAGCGGTTCATCGGGGAGTGCTTACGGTCGCTCGCCGGGCAGGACTTCGCGGGCGGAGTCGAAGTAGTTGTGGTTGACAACAACTGCACGGACCGAACCGCGGAGATCGCCCGGTCGTACGGCGCGGTCGTGGTGCGCGAGGAGATACCGGGTGTGTGCGCGGCCCGGCATCGGGGGAGCGCGGTGGCGCGGGGGGAGATCGTGGTCTCCAGCGACGCGGACACCGTGTTCGACGCGGGCTGGTTGTCGCGGATCGACCGCACCTTCCGGGCGGATCCGGAGCGGGTGGCGGTGGCCGGTCCATGCCGGTATGTCGGTGGGCCGTGGTGGGGACGGGTGTACGCGGCGATTCTGTTCGCCCTGGTGCACGTCGTGTACCGGGTCACCGGGAGGGTCCTGTACGTGACGGCGACGAACATCGCGTTCCGGAAGGCGGCCTGGTCCGGGTACGACCTGACCGGCACCCAGGGCGCGGACGAGCTCGGGCTGCTGCGGCAACTGCGGGCGCGCGGGCGGGTCGCCTTCGACCGGGGCAACCCGACCTTCACGTCGGCGCGGCGGCTGACGCGCGGGTTGGTGTACAACGTGGCGGTGTCGTTCCTGTTCTACTACGCGCTCGCGGTCATGGTGAACCGCCTGGCCGGTCGCCCGGTGATCGGTACCGCACCGGCGTTCAGGAGTGCTGTGCCAAGTCTGCGGTGGCAGCAGGTCAGGGCGCGAGCGGCCGGGGTGGCCTGGTTGACGGGGATCGTCGCCGGCGCGGTCATGGCGGCCGGGCTGGTCGAGAACACGTTGCTGGCCAAACCATGA
- a CDS encoding ABC transporter substrate-binding protein, producing the protein MRPVRLLAYVLVLGVAGCGGSPGTSTEIAATAGPGRTSYPLTVENCGLKQTFSKPPSRVVILNGTSVGEAESFVMLGLQQHVLANGQSYGVSDDPGMVAKVNALPKTGLSMNKNFDVPAEQVLALKPDLVISTWSGGFDASSGFATREQLAAVGAATIVNPVNCAFGNPRASAAEKATYEAQGIESSYAFLALLGQIFDVQQKAADTIAVLRSRIDAVRAKVQGAELKRVAIVYPGMSMMNENGLPAVMTGGIYDDVIKAAGGVNAFAGESADATRTINAEQLAAARVDVLVVGAFTPNERPTDEAAKLLKQFPQWPAAQSNTFTTVADGAYLGPLNVYVIEKIAKAAHPDRF; encoded by the coding sequence ATGAGACCTGTACGGCTGTTGGCCTATGTACTCGTTCTCGGCGTCGCTGGCTGTGGTGGTTCACCAGGGACGAGCACGGAGATTGCGGCCACGGCCGGGCCGGGGCGGACGTCGTACCCGTTGACAGTCGAGAACTGCGGACTGAAGCAGACCTTCAGCAAGCCGCCCTCGCGGGTGGTGATCCTGAACGGTACGTCGGTCGGCGAGGCGGAGAGCTTCGTGATGCTCGGCCTGCAGCAGCATGTGCTGGCCAACGGACAGTCGTACGGTGTTTCCGACGATCCCGGGATGGTTGCCAAGGTCAACGCGCTGCCAAAGACCGGGCTGTCGATGAACAAGAACTTCGACGTACCGGCCGAGCAGGTACTGGCGCTGAAGCCGGATCTGGTGATCTCGACCTGGTCGGGTGGGTTCGACGCGTCGAGCGGCTTCGCGACCCGCGAGCAGCTCGCGGCCGTCGGAGCGGCGACGATCGTGAACCCGGTCAACTGCGCGTTCGGGAATCCGCGGGCGAGCGCGGCGGAGAAGGCGACCTACGAGGCACAGGGGATCGAGTCGTCGTACGCGTTCCTGGCGCTACTCGGCCAGATCTTCGACGTCCAGCAGAAGGCCGCGGACACGATCGCGGTACTGCGATCCCGGATCGACGCCGTCCGCGCGAAGGTCCAGGGCGCCGAACTGAAACGGGTCGCGATCGTGTATCCGGGGATGTCGATGATGAACGAGAACGGCTTGCCCGCGGTGATGACCGGTGGGATCTACGACGACGTGATCAAGGCGGCCGGCGGGGTGAACGCGTTCGCGGGTGAGTCGGCGGACGCGACCCGGACGATCAACGCGGAGCAGCTCGCGGCGGCGCGGGTCGACGTACTGGTGGTCGGGGCATTCACGCCGAACGAGAGGCCGACGGACGAAGCGGCCAAGCTGTTGAAGCAGTTCCCGCAATGGCCGGCAGCGCAGTCGAACACGTTCACGACTGTTGCTGACGGCGCCTATCTCGGTCCGCTCAACGTCTACGTGATCGAGAAGATCGCGAAGGCCGCACACCCGGACCGGTTCTGA
- a CDS encoding DUF2461 family protein, which yields MTGAFAGWPRSAFDVLLQLEGEPSADVRQRFKREREDLVRQPMIELLNTVADADPAYEDFAVWGYGKVLLRAWQRQGAIVRVSRNIEYGVGFDLDGLHISLAWWYAPSEQIERYRAAVADQGSGPRLVAILNKLEGYQITGDLMKRPPRGYAADHPRADLLRHRSLIASRSLGCDEWVHTPAAADRVLAALDQLRPLSRWLVTKVSPGSS from the coding sequence GTGACTGGGGCGTTCGCAGGGTGGCCGAGGTCGGCGTTCGACGTACTGCTGCAGCTCGAGGGCGAGCCGTCGGCCGACGTCCGGCAGCGGTTCAAGAGGGAACGGGAGGACCTCGTCCGGCAGCCGATGATCGAGCTGCTCAACACGGTCGCGGACGCGGATCCGGCGTACGAGGACTTCGCGGTGTGGGGATACGGCAAGGTTCTGCTGCGGGCGTGGCAGCGGCAAGGCGCGATCGTCAGGGTGTCGAGGAACATCGAGTACGGCGTGGGGTTCGACCTGGACGGCCTGCACATCAGCCTGGCGTGGTGGTACGCGCCGTCCGAGCAGATCGAGCGGTACCGGGCTGCGGTCGCCGACCAGGGTTCCGGGCCGCGGTTGGTTGCAATACTCAACAAACTCGAGGGGTACCAGATCACCGGTGACCTGATGAAGCGGCCGCCGCGGGGGTACGCAGCCGACCACCCACGGGCCGACCTGCTCCGGCATCGTTCGCTGATCGCCTCGCGGTCCCTCGGCTGCGACGAATGGGTTCACACCCCGGCCGCAGCGGACCGCGTACTCGCCGCCCTCGACCAGCTGCGCCCGCTGTCGCGGTGGCTGGTTACAAAGGTGTCACCAGGGAGTTCCTGA